The DNA window CTCCGACAACGCGACCATCGCCGCGGCGGCCCATGGCGCGAGCGACGTCTTGATCCGCCGCGCTGGTGGCGCCCTCTCGCTCCTGGAACCCCCGGCGACCGGCCGCGTCTCCACCGATCGCACCCTGACCGCCTGCCTCGGCGCGGTCGACCTCGAGGACGGCCTGCAGCATTTCGGTGACATCGACGCCATCGCGGGGACCGTCGAAGAGCGTGCACTGATCAAGGCTCATGACGATGGCGATCCCTCGACGATCGACGTCTTCATCGTCCCGAGCTTCGCTGGCGGTGGTCGCATCGGCGAGTCCTTCATCCACGCCGACGGCGGAGCGATCCGGAACACCATCATCGAGGATCGCGCCGGCCTGCGCGCCGACCGCGCCTCCTTCACGCTGGCCCACGAGCTCGGGCACGTGCTCCTCGACGACCCCGGCCACCCGGACGATTTCGGCGCCGACACACCGACGCGGCTGATGGACGCCGATGCGGCGAACCCCTCCGCTTACGGTCCGCGCCGGCTCCTCATCTCCGAGTGCGAGCGCGCGGTGCGTCAAAGTGGCCCGTCCGCTCCCGTCCCGCTGCTCTTGCCCTGGCCGCTCGCGCCCCTCGGCCGCGAGCCCTGACCGAGCCAGGGGCTCGCTTCCTCGGTCAGCGAGTGCGTTCCCTGTGGTAGAGGGAGCCCCCCATGCAGATCTCCCAGAAGAGCGGCCTCTTCGGCGGCGTGGCCCTGACGGCAGGCGCCACCGTGCTGCTCGAGATCGTGCTGACCCGCCTCTATTCCGCGATCTACGGCCACCACCTCGCCTTCCTCGCCATCTCCCTGTCGCTCTTCGGCGTCGGCCTGGGTGGGGTCCTGCTTTACATCTTCCCGAGCCTCGCGCGCCCCCCGCGCCTGTTCGCGCGTCTCGCCGCGCTTGCGGCGCTCGCCTCGGCGGGCACCGTCGGCTCGCTGATCCTGCTCCTCTACCTCAAGCCCATCCAGGATCTCGAACCGCGGGCCCTCCTCCAGGTCGCGGTGATCTACCTCGCGACGTCGATCCCCTTCGTGCTCAGCGGGATCGTCATCGCCGCCGCCATTCGGCATGCCGCGCGCGACATGGCGCGTCTCTACCTCGTCGATCTGGTCGCGGCGGCCCTGGGCGGCGTGGCCGCGATCGCCGCCCTCCGCGTCGGCGCCCCCCGGGCTGCCCTCATCGTGGCCATCGTTTTCGCGCTCGGCAGCATCCTCTTCTGGCTGGGCACCCGCGCGCCTGCGGGAGCGATCTCGCCGACCGAGCGCCGCGGCTCGGGCTCGCTCGTGGCCACCTTCGCCCTCGGGAGCGTCGTCCTGCTCCTCGGCGATCTCGGCGCCCCCTGGCTCAAGCTGCCGAACCTCCGCTGGGTCTCGCTGGACCGCGTCGAACTCCAGGCCTGGAACGAACTCTCCCTCATCACGGTGGACCGCCCCCGCAAGGGCATGGCTTGGATGCGCCTCGACGGCAGCGCAGCCACCGCCATCCTCGACGCCAAGACCACACCGCAGCTCCACCCCGACGAGCTGGGCTACGTGCTCCACAAGGGCCAAGGCCCCTCGCTCATCATCGGCGCCGGCGGCGGACGGGACATCCGCGCCGCCCTCAGGGCTGGCCAGACGGACATCCACGCCGCCGAGATCAACCCCGCCATCGTCGACAAGGTGATGCGCGGCCGCTACGCCGAGTTCAGCGGAAACCTCTTCGACAAACCTGAGGTCCACGTCGTGGTGGCCGACGGCCGCAGCTATGCGCGACGCGCCCCGGTCCAGTTCCGCAACATCGTCATCTCCCTCGTGGACACCTGGGCCGCCTCCTCCGTCGGCGCGCTCTCGCTCTCCGAGAACAGCCTCTACACCGTCGAGGCCTTCCGTGACTTCCTCGACCACCTCACGCCCGAGGGCACGCTGGTCGTCAACCGCTGGGACGGGGAGTTCGATCGCCTCCTCAACCTCGGCCGAGCTGCCCTCCAGAGCGCCGGCATCGCCGAGCCCAAGGACCACCTCTTCGCCTGCAGCCACGATCGCTCGACCGCGCTTCTGATCAAGCGCACTCCGCTCACCCGGACCGAGATCCATGCGCTCCGCACCCACTGCCGCAAGAACAAGTTCCCCGAAGCCTTCGCGCCCGATCGTCCCGGCTCCGATCAGCGGCGCCTCCTCGCCACCCCGACCGAAGCGCGCAGCGTCGAGCGCGACGCCACCACCGACCTGACGCCTCCCACCGACGACCGCCCGTTCTTCTTCTACACCGTCCCGCTGCGAAAGCTCCCCGAGGTGCTGCGCGACGTGAAGCTGCTCAAGTCCGAGCAGAACGGCCTCCTCACCCTCGTCTCGCTCTTCGTCGTGAGCGCGCTCCTCGCTCTCCTGTTCCTCGTCGCCCCGCTCCTGGCCCGCCGCACCCCGGTCGTGCGTACCCCGGACCGCGGCCCCCGCCTGCGGGCCCTCCTCTTCTTCCTCAGCCTGGGTGCGGGCTTCGTCCTCGTCGAGATCGCCCTCGTGCAGCACTTCGTGCTGCTCCTCGGCCACCCCGTGTACGCCCTCTCCGCCGTCCTGGTGATCCTGCTTCTCTCGGCGGGCATCGGCAGCCTCCTCACCGCGCGCGTGCATGCCTTCCACGCGGCCTTCGCCGCCTCGTGGCGAGCCCAGCTCCTCGTCGTCCTGCTCACCGCGGCGGCCTTCGGCCTCGGACCCTTGCTGGGCTGGGGCCTCGATCTCTCGTTCGCCGCGCGCCTGGGCCTGACGGCGCTGGTCCTCACCCCCCTCGGCCTGCTGATGGGCTCCCAGGCTCCCCTCGGCGTGAAGCTGGTGCTCACCCGGGCGCCGGCCCTCTTGCCGTGGTGCTGGGGGCTCAACGGCGTCGCCAGCGTCGTCGGCATCGCGGCGGGCACGCTCATCGCCATGAATCTCGGCTACAGCGCCGTGCTCCTCCTGGGCGGGCTGACCTACCTCATCGCCTCCGCCGTCGTGCCTCCCCCGGGAGACGAACCGGAAGCCCAGGAAGCGTGAGCGCCGCGCTCAGTGGCCTTGGTGCACCTGGGAGAGGAAGCTCCGGACCGCCTCGATGTACTCCTCCGGCCTGGTCAGGAGCAGCGAGTGGCCTCCGGTGGGGAACGAGCGCAGCTCACACCCTGGATGCAGATCGACGAGATGCTGCGTGTGCGCCTCCGTGATGAGCGGATCATCGCTCGCCTTGAGCACCAGGAGGGGGCCTTGCCAGGCGGGTTGCCGCTGGAGATCCGGCAGCCGCCGCGCCAGGTCGATCATGGCCGCGAACATGTTCAGAGCGCCTTCGCGTCCCGTCCCGTCGCGCAACGTCGCCTCGATCTGCGCGATCCAGAACTCCCCATCGGCGCTGTCTTTCCACGTCGTCCGGAGAGACCCCAGCGTCGCCTCGCGGAACTGCTCCTCGTTCATCCCTTCGATCGACGCCCGCCGCTCCTCGAGCCGCGACATGTCCTCGGGGCTGTAGAGGCCGCTGCCCGAGACGACCATCGACTTCGTTCGCTGGGGATCACGCCGCGACAGGATCTCGGCGAGCATCCCTCCCGCGGACTGCCCGACCACGTTGACCCAGGAGATGCGCTCGGCGTTGAGGATTGCGAGCACCCCCTCGGCGAGCACGTCGAACGAGCCGACGGTATGGGGATAATCGACGACGATGGTCCGGTGGTCGGGCGCCAGCGCCGTCGCCAGATCGAGCCAGCCGAGGCCCAGGCGGGTCCCCCCGGTCAAGAGCAGCACAGCGTCCCCCGACCCCTTCCCGACGAAGTAGCGCCACCTGTGCGACCCCACAGCGCACTCCTTGCGCTCGTGGACACTCTCGAAGTGGCTTGCCCGCTCGTTGATCGGCTTCATGGAGTGGAGCCTACCCGGAGTTGATGGGGCTCACCTCGTCGTCGTCCGGGAGCCGACCGATTCCAGCAGGAGGCCCGGGTGAGCGCCCGCAGCGACACGTCCCGTCTGCGGCGAGCCAGCGCTGCGGACCCTATACGGGGAGACCCTTGCGCGCTGCGCCGAGCGTCGCGCCGAGCACGGCAGCGATGTTCCAGGCATCGTCGTGCCCCCGGTGATGGGTCCCCTCGAGCGGCAACCCGATCAGGCGCAGCGCCTCGTCGAGCCCCACCTCCCGCTGCAGACCGAGGCTCACTGCGAGCAGCGACTTCACGTTCAGGTGGCTCGGCCCGAACGGATAGCGGAGCCCGCGGGCGCTGCACTGCCGCTCGACCATGCGCCGATCGTAGTCCCCGTAGCTCGCCCAAAGCCGGTCCTCGCTCTTCAGCTCCTTGCGCAGGACAGCGCACGCCTCGGCGAACGAGCACCCGGTGTCGACCTGCGCCTGGGTGAGGGTGGTCAGCGACGTACAGAAGTCGCTCACCCTGGAACGCTCCGGCCGGACCAGGATCGAGCGCTTGTCACGGCGCTCCCATGTCGTCACGTCGACGAGACAGACGCCGATCTCGATGATCTCGCCCTCTTCGCCTCGGGGTGGTGCTCCCTGCCAGCACGTGGACTCGAGATCGACGACGAGGATGTGATCGAGACGCTTCGCCATCCGCAGCGCTCCTTCAGAGGCTACAGGCCGGACACTGAGACTGCACCCGATCGGTCGCGTTCTTCACCCGGGTGCGCGCGCCGAGGCAGCGGCCATCGACCTCACCGGCCAGACCGCACAGGTTGTTGGCAGCCCGGCTCATCGACGCCAGCGCATGACACGCGGACGTGCAAGCGTTGGCCTCGTGCCTCTCGTCGGCGCGCCGCTCGGAGAGCGGCTCGGGTCGATCCTCGCGGCTCTCTCCTGTCGTCTTGGGGGGCGGAGCAGGCGCTTGCTGCGGCGTCGGGAGCGCGGGGGCCTCGGCCGGGGCGGCGCCCGCCCCGGGTGGCGTGGCGAAGGCTCGATCCGCATTTCCGCCGATGATCTGGGCGAGCTGCCACTCCGCGCGATCGAGCTCGTTCAGCGCTTCTTCCGGACTGGAGGGGGTCACGGGGGCGGCGACCTCGGCGGCGGCGTACTTGGACGATGGGGCCCCGGCGTGCGGCCCGGCGCTGCTGCACCCGGAGAGCGCCGCCGTCACGCCGACGCCGGTCAGCGCCATCACCGCCAGGGTCCGCCCGGGGGCGCGAAGGGGAGATTTGCTCATGGGGCCTCTTGCTCCTGACTCCTGACGCGCGGGAAGGGGGATATGGCTCATCGGACGGACCTCGCGCACGATAACGGCGCGCTCCCCTCCGACCTTGCACTTTTCTGCCGCCGGCCATCGCCTCTGGCTGCCCAGGACCACGAGGCCGCCACAGGCGCGGTTCTGATTCCGCCGTCATGCCCTCCCGAGGACCCCGAGGCGGCCCGGCGCGGTGGGCGCCCGAGGCGGTCATCCAGGCAGGGATCGTGCTGGTCGATACGTGGTGAAGGGCCAGCCGGCGGCGGTGCGCTATGCTCGGGGAAATGATCTCGCTGAGAGCGTTGGGTGCTCTGACCCTGACCCTGGTGTTCGCGGCTGGCTGCCAGGAGCAGAGGTCGAGCCGATCGCAGTACCCCGGCTATTACGGGGGCCAGCAAGGCTACCCGCAGCAGGGTTACCCGCAGCAAGGCTACCCGCAGCAAGGCTACCCGCAGCAAGGGGGCCCGCAGCAACCTCAAGCAGGCTGGCCTGCCCCGCAGCCGTCCTCGGGGCCGCCGCCCACGGTGCCGCAGGTTCCTCCTGCGGGCTTGCCGGTCTCCAACGACCCGCTCAACGACATCAACTTCGACTGGATGCGCAACGAGGCCGGGTCGGTGATGGGCCACCTCGTCGGCGCGCTCTCCTCGGCCAACCAGGCCAAGGTGAATGGCATCCCCTTCTTCTCCGACGCAACCCCGGGCGAGGTGAACGCCTTCGCCGGCTGCGACGATCAGGGCCTGCCCTTCATGGCGGTCACCGACGGCCTGCTGGAGATGCAGGCGCAGATGGCCCAGCTCAAGGCCACCGACGAGGTGTTCGGTACCCGCAAGCTCGACGAGTACATGCGTCTGCTCGCGCAGAACCAGCGCCAGGGTCAGCCGCTGGTCAGACCCCCGGCGGGCTTCATCGATCCCACCCAGCACACCGACAGCCGCAAGGTGACGCGGCAGCACCAGATCTACGACGAGCAGCTCGCCTTCGTCCTCGGCCACGAACTGGCGCACCACTACCTCGGCCACACCGGCTGCGCCAACGGACAGGGCGGCAGCCGCGGCGTGAACCCCGCCGATCTCGGGCGCATGCTCCGCCGCGTGGCCCCCGTCTTCAACCAGCCCAACGAGATCGCTTGCGACGTGGCCGGCGTGAACAACCTGCTGTCCGCCGGCGCGAAGCAGCAGTCCTACCGCTGGACCGAGGGTGGCGCGCTGCTCACCCTCCAGTTCTTCGCCTCCCTCGACCAGCTGACCCCGGCGCACGTGGTGTTCGCCTTCGAACTGAGCCACCCGCACCCCTCCTTGCGGCTGCCCATCGTCCAGCAGACGGCGAACACCTGGAGACTGACGGGTGGCGCCTCGGGCGGCGGCTTCTCCTTCCCCAACATCTTCGGTCAGTAGCCGCGCCGCTGGCGGTCCGTCCGCGAAGCCCGTCAGCGATCGCGGCGCCGACGGTGATCGGTCACGGCACCGATCACAGCTCGTGCGGCATCAGATCGCGCGGGCTGCGGAACGTCTGGAGCGGCGAGTAGGCGAGCAGGTTGGAGACCCGTGACGTGTAGATGCAGGCGTACTCCTCCACCTGATCGCCAAAGCTCGACACCTCGTTGGCCTCCTTGAGCAGCGATCCCCAGTAGGGGTGGAAGTGCCGATCGATCTCCCGCTCGATGCGGCCGATGTCCACGTCGAGCGCGCGGAGCTGGCCTCGGATCCGCTCGACGGTACGCTTTGCTCGGGCGCGCTCTGCCTCCAGGAACGAGATGGCGTAGTCCACGCGCGGCGGTGAAGAGGCGCCGTTCGTCACGCGTGGCGACTCCTCGATCTGGCGGCTCAGATCCTTGATGCGCTGCTGGTAGAAGCGGAGCTGATCCTCCAGCTCTTCTCGGCGATTCTCCAGGAGCCCGCACTGCGCATGGTGATCACGGCACGCCTCGTGCGCGATCACCTCCGCCTCCATCTCCTGGATGATCATCGCCGTGCGCCAGGCGCTCTCCTTCTTCGAGCGGAGGATGTCGCCGTAGATGTGGTCGCCCACGTAGAGCACCCGATCGCCCGACACGTTGAGGAAACGCTCCACGTCGAGCAGGTTCCCCCCTTCGTAGATGGCCCCGCGCTCGAGCGGCGGAGCGGCGGGGCGGACGC is part of the Chondromyces crocatus genome and encodes:
- a CDS encoding M48 family metalloprotease gives rise to the protein MGALTLTLVFAAGCQEQRSSRSQYPGYYGGQQGYPQQGYPQQGYPQQGYPQQGGPQQPQAGWPAPQPSSGPPPTVPQVPPAGLPVSNDPLNDINFDWMRNEAGSVMGHLVGALSSANQAKVNGIPFFSDATPGEVNAFAGCDDQGLPFMAVTDGLLEMQAQMAQLKATDEVFGTRKLDEYMRLLAQNQRQGQPLVRPPAGFIDPTQHTDSRKVTRQHQIYDEQLAFVLGHELAHHYLGHTGCANGQGGSRGVNPADLGRMLRRVAPVFNQPNEIACDVAGVNNLLSAGAKQQSYRWTEGGALLTLQFFASLDQLTPAHVVFAFELSHPHPSLRLPIVQQTANTWRLTGGASGGGFSFPNIFGQ
- a CDS encoding 3'-5' exonuclease; protein product: MAKRLDHILVVDLESTCWQGAPPRGEEGEIIEIGVCLVDVTTWERRDKRSILVRPERSRVSDFCTSLTTLTQAQVDTGCSFAEACAVLRKELKSEDRLWASYGDYDRRMVERQCSARGLRYPFGPSHLNVKSLLAVSLGLQREVGLDEALRLIGLPLEGTHHRGHDDAWNIAAVLGATLGAARKGLPV
- a CDS encoding alpha/beta fold hydrolase, coding for MKPINERASHFESVHERKECAVGSHRWRYFVGKGSGDAVLLLTGGTRLGLGWLDLATALAPDHRTIVVDYPHTVGSFDVLAEGVLAILNAERISWVNVVGQSAGGMLAEILSRRDPQRTKSMVVSGSGLYSPEDMSRLEERRASIEGMNEEQFREATLGSLRTTWKDSADGEFWIAQIEATLRDGTGREGALNMFAAMIDLARRLPDLQRQPAWQGPLLVLKASDDPLITEAHTQHLVDLHPGCELRSFPTGGHSLLLTRPEEYIEAVRSFLSQVHQGH